The following proteins are co-located in the Macadamia integrifolia cultivar HAES 741 unplaced genomic scaffold, SCU_Mint_v3 scaffold3335, whole genome shotgun sequence genome:
- the LOC122068022 gene encoding DUF21 domain-containing protein At2g14520-like isoform X1 translates to MAANDVPCCKPMFWVYLFICAALVTFAGLMSGLTLGLMSISQVDLEVLVNAGQPQDRKNAVKILPVVKNQHLLLCTLLICNALAMEALPIFLDAILPAWGAILISVTLILAFGEIIPQAICSRYGLSVGAKLVGFVRVLMLVVFPISYPISKLLDWILGKGHFVLFRRAELKSLVNLHAHEAGKGGELSHDETTIIAGALDLTQKTAKDAMTAVSKTFSLDINSKFDMDTLGLIMTKGHSRVPIYSGSSTNIIGLILVKNLITCRPEDETPVRNVTIRKIPRVPENMPLYEILNEFQKGHSHMAVVVKDQKDAKLTREHERGKPDMLEKTMEPNKNQIEVEEKGSGSQLNLDKQLNPAAQAFPLFSDVTNAWSPTLRSIIEQEEKSKQLRKWEYGGESVLNVDSDLPSYALDDEVIGIITMEDVIEELLQEEIFDETDGFVEVHDKIRINMLPPRRSSPRSPGTASHLPWRTPVASPLSPYHRTSILHSPVARYFQAPGPLPTLSSSPGKCSPNSPAKLSSLGRKSPISHEQVSRKPYEKL, encoded by the exons ATGGCTGCCAACGATGTGCCGTGTTGCAAGCCCATGTTCTGGGTTTACCTCTTCATCTGTGCAGCCCTTGTCACTTTCGCTGGTCTCATGTCTGGTCTCACTCTTGGACTCATGTCTATCAGCCAAGTCGACCTTGAGGTCCTCGTCAATGCTGGTCAGCCCCAAGACCGCAAGAATGCTG ttaaGATTTTGCCAGTTGTGAAGAACCAACACTTACTCCTCTGCACACTCCTCATTTGCAATGCCTTGGCAATGGAG GCATTGCCCATTTTCCTTGATGCGATTCTTCCAGCTTGGGGTGCCATATTGATATCTGTTACCCTTATACTTGCATTTGGAGAG ATCATCCCTCAAGCTATTTGTTCAAGATATGGATTGAGTGTTGGGGCAAAACTGGTTGGGTTTGTTCGAGTGCTTATGTTGGTCGTCTTCCCCATATCCTATCCAATCAGTAAG TTATTGGACTGGATCCTAGGGAAGGGGCACTTTGTGCTTTTCAGACGGGCAGAGTTGAAATCATTGGTCAATTTGCATGCACATGAG GCAGGGAAAGGTGGAGAGTTATCCCATGACGAAACTACGATTATTGCGGGAGCCTTAGATCTGACACAGAAGACTGCTAAAGATGCCATGACGGCAGTATCCAAAACTTTTTCCCTTGATATAAATtctaaatttgacat GGATACATTGGGTTTAATAATGACCAAAGGGCATAGTCGTGTACCTATCTACTCTGGAAGTTCAACAAATATCATAGGCCTTATTTTG GTTAAAAATTTGATCACCTGCCGCCCTGAAGATGAAACCCCAGTTAGAAATGTAACCATAAGGAAAATCCCTAG GGTTCCTGAAAATATGCCACTTTATGAGATACTGAATGAATTCCAGAAGGGTCATAGCCATATGGCTGTTGTTGTAAAGGACCAGAAGGATGCTAAGTTAACTAGGGAACATGAAAGAGGCAAGCCTGACATGTTAGAGAAAACCATGGAaccaaataaaaatcagatagaAGTGGAGGAAAAAG GAAGTGGTTCCCAGCTAAATCTGGACAAGCAACTGAATCCTGCTGCACAGGCATTCCCTTTGTTTTCTGATGTCACCAATGCTTGGAGCCCTACACTAAGAAGTATCATTGAGCAAGAAGAAAAGTCTAAGCAATTGAGGAAATGGGAGTATGGAGGTGAAAGTGTTCTCAATGTAGATTCAGATCTTCCTAGCTATGCATTGGACGATGAAGTCATTGGTATCATAACAATGGAGGATGTTATTGAAGAATTACTTCAG GAAGAAATATTTGATGAAACTGATGGGTTTGTTGAGGTACACGACAA aattaGAATAAATATGCTACCCCCAAGAAGATCTTCACCAAGGTCTCCCGGAACAGCTTCTCATCTTCCATGGAGAACTCCAGTGGCTTCTCCACTTTCTCCATATCATCGTACTTCTATACTGCATTCACCTGTTGCTCGATATTTTCAGGCACCTGGTCCATTGCCAACTCTATCTAGCTCCCCTGGAAAATGTTCACCGAATTCACCAGCTAAACTTTCAAGCCTTGGACGAAAGTCACCAATCTCTCATGAA
- the LOC122068022 gene encoding DUF21 domain-containing protein At2g14520-like isoform X2: MAANDVPCCKPMFWVYLFICAALVTFAGLMSGLTLGLMSISQVDLEVLVNAGQPQDRKNAVKILPVVKNQHLLLCTLLICNALAMEALPIFLDAILPAWGAILISVTLILAFGEIIPQAICSRYGLSVGAKLVGFVRVLMLVVFPISYPISKLLDWILGKGHFVLFRRAELKSLVNLHAHEAGKGGELSHDETTIIAGALDLTQKTAKDAMTAVSKTFSLDINSKFDMDTLGLIMTKGHSRVPIYSGSSTNIIGLILVKNLITCRPEDETPVRNVTIRKIPRVPENMPLYEILNEFQKGHSHMAVVVKDQKDAKLTREHERGKPDMLEKTMEPNKNQIEVEEKGSGSQLNLDKQLNPAAQAFPLFSDVTNAWSPTLRSIIEQEEKSKQLRKWEYGGESVLNVDSDLPSYALDDEVIGIITMEDVIEELLQEEIFDETDGFVEVHDKIRINMLPPRRSSPRSPGTASHLPWRTPVASPLSPYHRTSILHSPVARYFQAPGPLPTLSSSPGKCSPNSPAKLSSLGRKSPISHEVSRKPYEKL, from the exons ATGGCTGCCAACGATGTGCCGTGTTGCAAGCCCATGTTCTGGGTTTACCTCTTCATCTGTGCAGCCCTTGTCACTTTCGCTGGTCTCATGTCTGGTCTCACTCTTGGACTCATGTCTATCAGCCAAGTCGACCTTGAGGTCCTCGTCAATGCTGGTCAGCCCCAAGACCGCAAGAATGCTG ttaaGATTTTGCCAGTTGTGAAGAACCAACACTTACTCCTCTGCACACTCCTCATTTGCAATGCCTTGGCAATGGAG GCATTGCCCATTTTCCTTGATGCGATTCTTCCAGCTTGGGGTGCCATATTGATATCTGTTACCCTTATACTTGCATTTGGAGAG ATCATCCCTCAAGCTATTTGTTCAAGATATGGATTGAGTGTTGGGGCAAAACTGGTTGGGTTTGTTCGAGTGCTTATGTTGGTCGTCTTCCCCATATCCTATCCAATCAGTAAG TTATTGGACTGGATCCTAGGGAAGGGGCACTTTGTGCTTTTCAGACGGGCAGAGTTGAAATCATTGGTCAATTTGCATGCACATGAG GCAGGGAAAGGTGGAGAGTTATCCCATGACGAAACTACGATTATTGCGGGAGCCTTAGATCTGACACAGAAGACTGCTAAAGATGCCATGACGGCAGTATCCAAAACTTTTTCCCTTGATATAAATtctaaatttgacat GGATACATTGGGTTTAATAATGACCAAAGGGCATAGTCGTGTACCTATCTACTCTGGAAGTTCAACAAATATCATAGGCCTTATTTTG GTTAAAAATTTGATCACCTGCCGCCCTGAAGATGAAACCCCAGTTAGAAATGTAACCATAAGGAAAATCCCTAG GGTTCCTGAAAATATGCCACTTTATGAGATACTGAATGAATTCCAGAAGGGTCATAGCCATATGGCTGTTGTTGTAAAGGACCAGAAGGATGCTAAGTTAACTAGGGAACATGAAAGAGGCAAGCCTGACATGTTAGAGAAAACCATGGAaccaaataaaaatcagatagaAGTGGAGGAAAAAG GAAGTGGTTCCCAGCTAAATCTGGACAAGCAACTGAATCCTGCTGCACAGGCATTCCCTTTGTTTTCTGATGTCACCAATGCTTGGAGCCCTACACTAAGAAGTATCATTGAGCAAGAAGAAAAGTCTAAGCAATTGAGGAAATGGGAGTATGGAGGTGAAAGTGTTCTCAATGTAGATTCAGATCTTCCTAGCTATGCATTGGACGATGAAGTCATTGGTATCATAACAATGGAGGATGTTATTGAAGAATTACTTCAG GAAGAAATATTTGATGAAACTGATGGGTTTGTTGAGGTACACGACAA aattaGAATAAATATGCTACCCCCAAGAAGATCTTCACCAAGGTCTCCCGGAACAGCTTCTCATCTTCCATGGAGAACTCCAGTGGCTTCTCCACTTTCTCCATATCATCGTACTTCTATACTGCATTCACCTGTTGCTCGATATTTTCAGGCACCTGGTCCATTGCCAACTCTATCTAGCTCCCCTGGAAAATGTTCACCGAATTCACCAGCTAAACTTTCAAGCCTTGGACGAAAGTCACCAATCTCTCATGAA